In Geoanaerobacter pelophilus, one DNA window encodes the following:
- the fusA gene encoding elongation factor G has translation MARPFSLENTRNIGIMAHIDAGKTTTTERILYYTGVSHKIGEVHDGTATMDWMEQEQERGITITSAATTCTWADHRINIIDTPGHVDFTIEVERSLRVLDGSVAVFCSVGGVEPQSETVWRQADKYKVPRIAFINKMDRVGADFFRGVNMIKDRLKANPVPIQLPIGSEDTFKGIVDLVRMKAIVWDEESLGASFHEEELTGDLLELAQEYREKLVEEVSSHDDVLMEKYLGGEELTVEEIKAAIRKSTIDIKICPVICGSSFKNKGVQPLLDSVVDYLPSPLDIPAIKGIDADTEAEIERNASDSEPFAALAFKIMTDPFVGQLCFFRVYSGTLSSGSYIYNSTKGKKERIGRILKMHANKREEIKEVYAGDIAAAVGLKYTTTGDTLCPEDSAVILESIEFPEPVIHIAIEPKTKADQDKLGASLAKLASEDPSFRIKTDEETGQTIISGMGELHLEIIVDRLMREFKVEASVGKPQVAYRETISKKVKVEGKFVRQSGGRGQYGHVWLEVEPQEPGKGYEFVDAIKGGVVPREYIPAVDKGIQEATESGVMAGFPVVDVKVTLVDGSYHEVDSSEMAFKIAGSMGFKEGCQKASPVLLEPIMSVEVVVPEEYMGEVIGDLNSRRGRIMGMESRAGAQVVAAMVPLAQMFGYATDVRSATQGRATYTMTFDHYEQVPKSVSEEIVAKVKG, from the coding sequence GTGGCACGTCCGTTTTCGCTTGAGAATACCCGTAATATCGGCATCATGGCTCATATTGATGCTGGCAAGACAACGACAACAGAGCGCATTCTTTATTATACTGGTGTGTCTCATAAGATTGGCGAAGTTCATGATGGTACAGCTACCATGGACTGGATGGAGCAAGAGCAGGAGCGAGGGATTACGATTACTTCTGCCGCCACAACCTGTACCTGGGCTGATCACCGTATCAATATTATTGATACTCCAGGTCACGTAGATTTTACTATAGAAGTTGAGCGCTCGCTGCGTGTCCTTGATGGGTCAGTGGCTGTGTTCTGCTCTGTGGGTGGCGTAGAGCCCCAGTCTGAAACTGTTTGGCGTCAGGCAGATAAGTACAAGGTTCCGCGAATTGCCTTTATTAATAAGATGGACCGTGTAGGGGCTGATTTTTTCCGCGGCGTTAACATGATTAAAGATCGTCTTAAGGCGAACCCGGTACCGATTCAGCTTCCAATCGGTTCTGAGGATACTTTTAAGGGGATCGTTGATCTTGTAAGGATGAAGGCTATCGTTTGGGATGAGGAGTCTCTCGGGGCAAGCTTTCATGAAGAGGAACTTACTGGTGACCTGCTTGAATTAGCCCAGGAGTACCGTGAAAAGCTCGTTGAGGAAGTTTCCAGTCATGATGATGTCCTTATGGAAAAATACCTCGGTGGTGAAGAGCTTACTGTTGAAGAGATTAAGGCAGCAATTCGTAAATCGACCATAGATATTAAGATATGTCCTGTTATTTGCGGGTCATCTTTTAAGAATAAAGGTGTTCAGCCACTGCTTGACTCAGTAGTGGATTATCTTCCGTCTCCTTTAGATATTCCTGCTATCAAAGGTATAGATGCTGACACCGAGGCAGAAATTGAGCGTAATGCTTCTGATTCTGAGCCATTTGCTGCTCTAGCATTTAAGATTATGACTGACCCGTTTGTTGGTCAGCTTTGCTTCTTCCGGGTCTATTCTGGGACTCTTTCTTCAGGGTCGTACATCTATAACTCGACTAAGGGGAAAAAAGAGCGCATCGGTCGCATCTTGAAAATGCATGCGAATAAGCGCGAAGAGATCAAAGAAGTATACGCAGGCGATATTGCTGCAGCGGTCGGTCTGAAGTATACGACCACTGGTGATACTCTTTGCCCAGAAGATTCTGCAGTGATTCTGGAGTCGATCGAATTCCCTGAGCCGGTTATTCATATTGCGATCGAGCCAAAAACAAAGGCTGATCAGGACAAACTCGGCGCTAGTCTGGCTAAGCTGGCAAGCGAAGATCCTTCCTTCAGAATTAAAACTGATGAAGAGACCGGTCAAACTATCATCTCCGGTATGGGCGAGCTTCATCTTGAGATTATTGTCGATCGTCTCATGCGCGAATTCAAAGTTGAGGCGAGCGTTGGTAAGCCGCAGGTTGCATACCGCGAAACCATAAGCAAGAAAGTCAAGGTTGAAGGTAAGTTTGTAAGACAATCCGGCGGTCGCGGTCAATATGGTCATGTCTGGCTCGAGGTTGAGCCGCAGGAGCCTGGCAAAGGTTATGAGTTTGTCGATGCTATCAAGGGTGGCGTTGTACCCCGTGAATATATCCCTGCAGTTGATAAGGGGATTCAGGAAGCTACTGAAAGTGGAGTAATGGCAGGATTTCCTGTTGTCGATGTCAAGGTTACTCTTGTTGATGGTTCGTACCATGAGGTTGACTCTTCGGAAATGGCATTCAAGATTGCCGGTTCCATGGGTTTTAAAGAGGGTTGTCAGAAGGCATCCCCAGTGCTTCTTGAGCCGATCATGTCTGTAGAAGTTGTTGTGCCGGAAGAGTACATGGGTGAAGTTATTGGTGACCTGAACTCACGCCGCGGTAGAATTATGGGTATGGAGAGTCGTGCTGGCGCTCAAGTAGTGGCTGCAATGGTACCTTTGGCACAGATGTTTGGTTATGCAACT
- the rpsG gene encoding 30S ribosomal protein S7 — protein sequence MPRRREVAKRVILPDPKYNDRTVAKFVNIIMSDGKKSTAERALYAALDLVAQRANEDALKVLKKALDNVKPTLEVKSRRVGGSTYQVPVEVRVDRRNSLAMRWLARYANARSEKTATDKLAGEILDAYNNRGAAVKKREDTHKMAEANRAFAHYRW from the coding sequence ATGCCAAGAAGAAGAGAAGTTGCCAAGCGTGTTATTTTGCCGGATCCGAAGTATAACGATCGGACAGTGGCCAAGTTTGTAAATATTATCATGAGTGATGGTAAGAAGAGTACTGCAGAGCGGGCGTTGTATGCTGCGCTTGACTTGGTTGCGCAGCGTGCAAACGAGGATGCTCTGAAAGTTCTCAAGAAAGCCCTTGATAATGTTAAACCTACCTTGGAAGTTAAGTCGCGGCGCGTGGGTGGATCGACTTATCAGGTCCCGGTAGAGGTGCGGGTTGATCGCAGGAATTCACTCGCTATGCGCTGGCTTGCTCGTTATGCAAATGCCAGATCTGAAAAGACCGCTACCGACAAATTGGCTGGCGAGATTTTGGATGCTTATAATAATCGTGGTGCAGCAGTTAAGAAGCGTGAAGATACGCATAAGATGGCAGAGGCCAATAGGGCTTTCGCTCACTACCGCTGGTAG
- the rpsL gene encoding 30S ribosomal protein S12, with product MPTINQLIRIGRESKKDKSTAPALKCCPQKRGVCTRVYTTTPKKPNSALRKVARVRLTNGIEVTSYIPGVGHNLQEHSVVLIRGGRVKDLPGVRYHIVRGTLDSVGVKDRKKSRSKYGAKRPK from the coding sequence ATGCCGACGATTAATCAGCTGATTCGTATTGGTAGAGAGAGTAAAAAAGACAAGTCAACTGCACCGGCGCTAAAGTGTTGTCCGCAGAAGCGCGGGGTGTGTACGAGGGTTTATACGACGACCCCTAAGAAGCCAAACTCTGCGTTGCGTAAAGTTGCAAGGGTTCGTCTTACGAACGGCATTGAGGTTACCTCTTATATTCCTGGTGTTGGTCATAACCTTCAGGAGCATTCGGTTGTGTTGATCAGGGGTGGTAGGGTTAAGGACCTTCCGGGTGTTCGCTATCATATTGTTCGTGGTACCCTTGATTCGGTCGGTGTTAAAGATAGGAAGAAGAGTCGATCCAAGTACGGGGCAAAAAGGCCTAAGTAG
- the rpoC gene encoding DNA-directed RNA polymerase subunit beta' codes for MDDLFNFFDKPKDPLHFSAIRISISSPEKIRERSFGEVKKPETINYRTFKPERDGLFCAKIFGPTKDYECNCGKYKRMKHRGIVCEKCGVEVIPSKVRRERLGHIDLATPVAHIWFLKSLPSRIGNLLDMTLKDLERVLYFEAYVVIDPGATSLSYGEVMSEDQYQKAYDELGSTFIAGMGAAAIRDCLRSLDLDGLAESLRLEMTEANSEAKRKKVAKRLKVVEAFKVSGNRPEWMILECIPVLPPELRPLVPLDGGRFATSDLNDLYRRVINRNNRLKRLMELQAPEVIIRNEKRMLQEAVDALFDNGRRGRAIAGPNKRPLKSLSDMLKGKSGRFRQNLLGKRVDYSGRSVIVVGPELKLHQCGLPKKMALELFKPFIYNKLEERGYVTTIKSAKKMVEKERPEVWDVLEEVIKEHPVLLNRAPTLHRLGIQAFEPVLIEGKAIQLHPLVCTAFNADFDGDQMAVHLPLSIESQVEARVLMMSTNNILSPAHGKPIIVPSQDMVLGTYHMTRDKEFERVLDEFGKPLIDKKTGNEVWQRVKGFGKIFSSPEEVRIAFDAGEVDLQAPIEVRMKNLVASDEAPERIKTTVGRVILRDILPHAVPFSTINKTMSKKELTNLVDVCYRLAGNKDTVILADRLKEIGFRYSTLAGISICINDMQIPEGKYAIIDRASEEVKEIQNQYTEGLITDGERYNKVIDIWAKATEDIAKEMLDNISKETVFSPDDGKELKISSFNAIHMMADSGARGSAQQIRQLAGMRGLMAKPSGEIIETPITANFREGLTVLQYFISTHGARKGLADTALKTANSGYLTRRLVDVAQDAIITEPDCGTIDGLMVSALTEGGEIIEHIGDRILGRVALEDILDPVTGEVLVASGTDIDEGLVKKIEDAGLERVKIRSVLTCESRRGICAMCYGRDLARGHLVNMGEAVGVIAAQSIGEPGTQLTMRTFHIGGTASRRAEQTSLEARTEGRVKYININSVVNEERDGDVVTKNNIVMNRNGEIAVVDETGRERERYSVVYGAKIKLKQDEVVKPGQTLAEWDPYTMPILTEVAGKIKFGDIIEGVTMEEQVDEVTGLSRKVIIESRDADKRPRITIKDESGKTAKAGESSMGRYFLPQGANISVQDESFVNAGDIIAKIPRETTKTKDITGGLPRVAELFEARKPKDYAVISEIDGVVSFGKDAKGKRKVVVRPDIGEEKEYLIPKGKHISVHEGDHVRAGEPLMDGSSNPHDILRVLGLKELAKYLVDEVQEVYRLQGVKINDKHIETIVRQMLRRVRVKDAGDTTMLVDDQLERFVFEDENERVLDKGGRPAIAEPLLLGITKASLSTESFISAASFQETTKVLTQAAIEGKVDSLRGLKENVIMGRLIPAGTGLARYRHLKMQLDEPEGLPDIPVIAPVVDDEFDIIDDEPDTDEE; via the coding sequence TTGGACGATCTCTTTAATTTTTTCGATAAACCAAAAGACCCCTTGCACTTCTCTGCAATAAGGATTTCCATCTCTTCGCCGGAGAAGATCCGCGAGCGATCTTTTGGAGAAGTAAAGAAACCGGAAACCATCAACTACCGGACGTTCAAGCCGGAGCGCGATGGTCTGTTCTGTGCAAAAATCTTTGGTCCGACCAAGGACTATGAATGTAACTGCGGTAAATACAAAAGGATGAAACATCGCGGGATTGTCTGCGAGAAATGCGGAGTCGAGGTCATTCCGTCGAAGGTTCGGCGCGAGCGACTGGGCCATATTGACCTTGCTACTCCGGTAGCTCATATCTGGTTCCTGAAGTCGTTGCCGTCAAGGATTGGTAACCTTCTCGACATGACCCTCAAAGATCTTGAGCGGGTGCTTTATTTTGAAGCCTACGTCGTCATCGATCCCGGGGCAACGTCACTGTCATACGGCGAAGTAATGTCCGAAGACCAGTACCAGAAGGCTTACGATGAGCTCGGCAGCACTTTCATCGCAGGCATGGGAGCAGCTGCAATCCGTGATTGTCTCAGGTCGCTCGATCTGGACGGCCTTGCTGAAAGCCTCAGGCTGGAAATGACCGAGGCTAACAGTGAGGCGAAGCGGAAAAAGGTCGCCAAAAGACTCAAGGTGGTGGAGGCCTTTAAGGTTTCGGGAAACCGCCCTGAATGGATGATCCTTGAATGTATCCCGGTTCTGCCTCCTGAACTGCGTCCGTTGGTACCTCTTGACGGTGGCCGTTTTGCAACTTCGGACCTTAACGATCTATACCGTCGAGTCATTAACCGTAACAATCGGCTTAAGCGTCTCATGGAGCTGCAAGCGCCGGAAGTGATTATCCGCAATGAAAAGCGGATGCTGCAGGAAGCTGTTGACGCCTTGTTTGATAATGGTCGTCGTGGCCGGGCCATCGCCGGTCCCAATAAGCGCCCGCTGAAATCATTGTCAGACATGCTTAAAGGCAAGTCTGGACGTTTCCGTCAGAACCTCCTCGGAAAGCGTGTCGACTATTCCGGTCGTTCCGTTATCGTTGTCGGGCCTGAGCTGAAGCTTCATCAGTGTGGATTGCCAAAGAAAATGGCTTTGGAGCTGTTTAAGCCGTTTATTTATAACAAGCTGGAAGAACGCGGCTATGTTACCACCATCAAGAGCGCAAAAAAGATGGTTGAAAAGGAACGGCCAGAGGTTTGGGACGTTCTGGAAGAGGTGATCAAGGAGCATCCGGTTCTCCTGAACCGCGCCCCGACACTGCACCGGCTTGGTATCCAGGCATTTGAGCCGGTACTTATCGAAGGAAAGGCAATCCAGCTCCATCCGCTGGTATGTACCGCCTTCAACGCAGACTTCGACGGTGACCAGATGGCGGTCCATCTGCCGCTCTCCATAGAGAGCCAGGTTGAGGCCCGCGTTCTCATGATGTCAACCAACAACATTCTCTCTCCGGCACACGGCAAGCCGATCATTGTCCCTTCCCAGGATATGGTTCTTGGAACCTATCACATGACCAGGGACAAGGAGTTTGAAAGGGTTCTTGACGAATTCGGCAAACCGCTAATAGACAAGAAGACCGGTAATGAGGTCTGGCAAAGGGTTAAGGGGTTCGGCAAGATTTTTTCCTCACCGGAAGAGGTGCGTATTGCCTTTGATGCCGGCGAGGTCGACTTGCAGGCGCCGATCGAAGTCAGGATGAAGAACCTTGTTGCAAGTGATGAAGCCCCTGAGCGGATCAAGACTACCGTCGGACGGGTAATCCTCAGGGATATCCTCCCTCATGCTGTTCCGTTCAGTACCATAAATAAGACCATGTCCAAGAAGGAGCTTACCAATCTTGTAGACGTTTGTTACCGCTTGGCCGGCAACAAGGACACGGTAATTCTGGCTGACCGTCTCAAGGAGATCGGTTTCCGTTACTCCACATTGGCCGGTATCTCTATCTGTATCAACGATATGCAGATCCCAGAAGGGAAATACGCAATTATCGACAGGGCTTCTGAAGAGGTCAAAGAGATTCAGAACCAATATACTGAAGGTTTGATCACCGACGGTGAGCGCTACAACAAGGTAATCGATATCTGGGCCAAGGCAACGGAAGATATTGCTAAGGAGATGCTCGATAATATTTCCAAGGAAACGGTTTTCTCTCCAGATGACGGCAAGGAACTGAAAATCTCATCCTTCAATGCTATTCACATGATGGCAGATTCCGGAGCCCGAGGCTCTGCCCAGCAGATCAGGCAGCTTGCCGGGATGAGGGGTTTGATGGCCAAACCTTCCGGTGAGATTATCGAAACCCCGATTACTGCTAACTTCCGTGAAGGTTTGACGGTTCTCCAGTACTTCATTTCTACTCACGGTGCCCGTAAGGGTCTTGCGGATACCGCGCTCAAAACCGCTAACTCCGGATATCTGACTCGGCGTCTTGTTGACGTTGCCCAGGACGCAATTATTACTGAGCCTGACTGCGGGACCATCGACGGTCTCATGGTGTCGGCCCTCACAGAGGGTGGCGAGATTATTGAGCATATCGGTGACCGCATCCTGGGTCGTGTTGCCTTGGAAGATATCCTTGACCCCGTCACTGGTGAGGTTCTGGTTGCCAGTGGTACGGACATTGACGAAGGTCTGGTCAAGAAGATTGAAGATGCTGGGCTTGAACGAGTCAAGATCCGCTCTGTGCTTACCTGCGAAAGCCGCCGTGGGATCTGCGCCATGTGTTATGGCCGTGACCTTGCCAGAGGCCACCTGGTGAATATGGGTGAAGCGGTTGGCGTAATTGCTGCCCAGTCCATTGGTGAGCCAGGAACTCAGTTGACGATGAGAACTTTCCACATCGGTGGTACTGCTTCTCGACGTGCGGAGCAGACGTCCCTCGAAGCAAGAACTGAAGGGCGTGTAAAGTATATCAACATCAACTCGGTCGTGAACGAGGAGCGTGACGGTGACGTTGTTACAAAGAACAACATTGTCATGAATCGTAACGGTGAGATCGCTGTAGTCGATGAAACCGGCCGTGAAAGAGAACGTTACTCAGTAGTTTACGGCGCCAAAATTAAACTTAAGCAGGATGAGGTAGTCAAGCCGGGTCAGACACTTGCAGAGTGGGATCCATACACAATGCCGATTCTGACGGAAGTTGCCGGTAAGATTAAGTTCGGAGACATCATTGAAGGCGTGACCATGGAAGAGCAGGTCGACGAAGTCACTGGTCTTTCCCGCAAAGTCATTATTGAGTCGCGCGACGCTGATAAACGTCCGCGTATTACTATCAAGGATGAGTCCGGCAAGACTGCAAAGGCTGGCGAAAGCTCAATGGGTCGCTATTTCCTCCCTCAGGGAGCAAATATTTCGGTTCAGGACGAGTCGTTTGTCAATGCAGGTGACATAATCGCAAAGATTCCAAGGGAAACGACCAAAACCAAGGATATTACCGGTGGTCTTCCGCGAGTCGCCGAGCTGTTCGAGGCACGGAAACCCAAGGATTATGCGGTTATTTCAGAAATCGACGGCGTTGTGTCATTTGGTAAGGATGCCAAAGGAAAAAGAAAAGTTGTCGTCCGTCCGGACATTGGTGAGGAAAAGGAATACCTGATTCCTAAAGGCAAGCATATCAGTGTTCATGAGGGTGATCATGTAAGGGCTGGCGAACCTCTTATGGATGGCTCCTCAAACCCCCATGATATTCTCAGGGTGCTTGGTCTTAAAGAGCTTGCCAAATACCTTGTTGATGAGGTCCAGGAAGTGTATCGTCTCCAAGGGGTTAAGATCAATGATAAGCATATCGAGACCATTGTCCGCCAGATGCTTCGCCGGGTAAGGGTCAAGGATGCAGGTGATACAACCATGCTGGTTGACGATCAGCTTGAGCGTTTCGTGTTTGAAGATGAAAACGAAAGAGTGCTGGATAAAGGCGGTCGGCCTGCTATTGCCGAGCCTTTGCTTTTGGGTATTACCAAGGCATCATTGTCGACAGAATCTTTCATCTCTGCAGCTTCCTTCCAGGAGACTACGAAGGTGCTTACCCAGGCTGCCATTGAGGGTAAGGTTGACAGTCTGCGGGGCCTTAAGGAGAATGTTATCATGGGCCGCCTGATACCGGCAGGGACTGGTCTCGCGCGCTATCGGCACCTCAAGATGCAGTTGGATGAGCCGGAAGGGTTACCGGATATCCCTGTCATCGCACCGGTTGTTGATGATGAGTTCGATATTATTGATGATGAACCGGATACTGATGAAGAATAA